A genomic segment from Thermodesulfobacteriota bacterium encodes:
- a CDS encoding DNA repair exonuclease, whose amino-acid sequence MPRVTFIHTADIHLDTPFKGLSEIDADLADRLRQSTFQAFRRVVDLCLREPADFLLIAGDTFDGETRSLSAQLGFAEELGRLAEAGIPVYLTFGNHDPADDWLREIPLPGNVHCFSPARPETVTFSKDGRPLADIHGLSFDGGKSADNPVLLFRKTEDPAPFSIGLLHATVGPAGPHAPYSPFAVDDVMDKGFDYWALGHVHKQRIVRQADPAIVYPGNPQGRDFGEPGLKGCCRVVLETGRQPVISVIPTCAIRFETVSVDLSDIEALTEVPDKIEEAIGDSNPATEADCLTRVVLRGRTPLHQHLSKEEDLSDLARRMNELRAGTRFYHIDRIESETLPDIDLAAVARGNDFPAEVFRTIRGYDDNPAESSRLIQSLAGEFATPGIRKEISLPDEEACRRIMALAQRQLIDLFFP is encoded by the coding sequence ATGCCGCGGGTCACCTTTATCCATACGGCCGATATCCATCTGGACACGCCCTTCAAAGGACTGTCCGAAATCGACGCCGATCTGGCCGACCGCCTGAGACAGTCCACTTTTCAGGCGTTCCGACGGGTGGTGGACCTTTGTCTCCGGGAACCGGCGGACTTTCTGCTGATCGCCGGCGACACCTTTGACGGAGAGACCCGGAGCCTGTCGGCGCAACTGGGTTTTGCCGAGGAACTGGGGCGTCTGGCTGAAGCGGGTATCCCGGTTTACCTGACCTTCGGCAACCATGACCCCGCCGACGACTGGCTCAGGGAAATTCCCCTGCCCGGGAACGTGCACTGCTTCTCCCCGGCCCGGCCGGAGACCGTCACCTTTTCCAAAGACGGCCGTCCCCTGGCGGATATCCACGGACTCAGTTTTGACGGCGGGAAAAGCGCCGACAACCCCGTACTCCTTTTCCGGAAAACAGAAGACCCGGCGCCCTTTTCCATCGGCCTGCTCCACGCCACCGTCGGCCCGGCCGGACCCCATGCCCCTTACAGCCCTTTTGCCGTGGACGATGTCATGGACAAGGGGTTTGACTACTGGGCCCTGGGCCACGTTCATAAGCAGCGGATCGTCCGTCAGGCCGACCCGGCCATCGTCTATCCCGGCAATCCCCAGGGCCGGGATTTCGGGGAACCGGGGCTCAAGGGCTGCTGCCGGGTGGTCCTGGAAACCGGACGGCAGCCGGTCATCTCGGTCATCCCCACCTGCGCCATCCGTTTTGAAACCGTGTCCGTGGACCTGTCGGATATAGAGGCCCTGACCGAGGTTCCGGACAAAATCGAAGAGGCCATCGGCGACAGCAACCCCGCGACGGAGGCCGACTGCCTGACGCGGGTCGTCCTGAGAGGGCGGACACCGCTGCACCAGCACCTGAGCAAAGAAGAAGATCTCTCGGACCTGGCCCGCCGGATGAATGAACTCCGGGCGGGAACCCGGTTTTACCACATTGACCGCATCGAATCCGAAACCCTGCCCGATATCGACCTGGCCGCCGTGGCCCGGGGAAACGATTTTCCGGCGGAAGTTTTCCGGACCATCCGCGGATATGACGACAACCCGGCGGAAAGCAGCCGCCTGATCCAGTCACTGGCCGGCGAATTCGCCACGCCCGGGATCAGAAAAGAGATCAGCCTGCCGGATGAAGAGGCCTGCCGCCGCATAATGGCGCTGGCGCAACGCCAACTGATAGACCTTTTTTTTCCGTAA
- a CDS encoding class I SAM-dependent methyltransferase: protein MNQDGTDFYQNHFREYFKRTVAINPAPFLTPLIDNLAKDATVLDIGCGSGRDLLWLKERGFRVTGFERSPGLAKLAAAHAGCDVITGDFEQYDFSRFSFDAVMACGSLVHVPQGRLAGVLQNILRALTPSGISYVSLKQGRGLKSDAFGRTFYFWEKTLLDELWRELGLTVVHAAASRSALNSGDDWLAYVLRPLPAPLNPLNLAP from the coding sequence TTGAATCAGGACGGAACCGACTTTTACCAAAACCATTTCCGGGAATACTTCAAACGGACCGTTGCCATTAATCCTGCCCCGTTTCTGACCCCGCTGATCGACAACCTGGCCAAGGACGCGACTGTGCTTGACATCGGCTGCGGCTCCGGACGGGATCTGCTGTGGCTCAAAGAACGGGGCTTCCGGGTCACGGGCTTTGAACGCTCGCCCGGCCTGGCAAAACTGGCCGCAGCGCACGCGGGATGTGACGTTATCACGGGCGATTTTGAACAATATGATTTCTCCCGTTTCTCATTTGATGCCGTCATGGCATGCGGCTCCCTGGTGCATGTTCCCCAGGGGCGGCTGGCCGGTGTGCTTCAGAACATCCTGCGGGCGCTGACGCCTTCAGGCATCTCTTATGTTTCCCTGAAGCAGGGCCGCGGCCTGAAATCCGATGCCTTCGGCCGGACCTTTTATTTCTGGGAAAAAACGCTTCTGGATGAGTTGTGGCGGGAGCTGGGCCTGACGGTCGTTCACGCTGCAGCCAGTCGTTCAGCCCTCAATTCCGGAGACGACTGGCTGGCTTATGTACTGCGGCCCCTTCCGGCCCCCCTGAACCCCTTAAATCTTGCACCTTAA
- the arfB gene encoding alternative ribosome rescue aminoacyl-tRNA hydrolase ArfB — MIFVTDHITIAEAELDFKFIRASGPGGQNVNKVSSAVQLRFDVRRSPSLPEETRARLIRLSGRRITDDGILIIEARRFRDQPRNRQDAVDRLTALIRQAAVRPVVRRKTSPTAASRRRIRETKIRQSRLKQNRGKITDFE; from the coding sequence ATGATTTTTGTCACCGATCATATCACCATCGCCGAGGCGGAACTGGATTTCAAGTTCATCCGCGCCTCGGGTCCGGGCGGCCAGAACGTCAACAAGGTCTCTTCGGCGGTCCAGCTCCGGTTTGACGTCCGCCGTTCTCCTTCCCTGCCGGAGGAAACCCGGGCCAGGCTGATCCGCCTGTCCGGCCGGCGGATCACGGATGACGGCATCCTGATCATCGAGGCCCGGCGGTTCCGTGATCAGCCGCGGAATCGCCAGGACGCCGTCGACCGGCTGACGGCCCTGATTCGCCAGGCAGCGGTCAGGCCAGTCGTTCGCCGGAAAACAAGCCCCACGGCCGCTTCCCGGCGGCGTATCCGGGAAACGAAAATCCGCCAGAGCCGATTAAAACAAAACCGCGGTAAAATTACGGACTTTGAATAA
- a CDS encoding D-glycerate dehydrogenase has translation MKPTVFITRTLPESGLKLLRDRFSVSVFEKPEPIDRQTLRQGVSRADALVCLLSDRIDADILDHGRRLRIVANYAVGYNNIDIAAARERNIMVTNTPGVLTNATAELAFALIITLTRRILTADRFTRRGQFIGWDPLLLLGDELAGRTLGIVGMGRIGRSLAEKSRAFGMSVVYHNRRPLNKETETRLAASYCSFDELLGRADIISIHAPLTAETRHLFNRATFEKIKPGACLINTARGEIVDEAALVEALLSGRLKGAGLDVYEREPAITNALMSMDNVVLLPHIGSATVETRSNMAVMAAENVIAALEGRKPKNLVPEMALP, from the coding sequence ATGAAACCGACCGTCTTTATCACCCGCACGCTGCCGGAATCGGGGCTGAAACTGCTCCGGGACCGTTTCAGCGTGAGCGTGTTTGAAAAGCCCGAGCCTATTGACCGGCAGACATTGAGGCAGGGGGTCAGCCGGGCCGACGCTCTGGTCTGCCTCCTGTCCGACCGCATTGACGCCGACATTCTGGACCATGGCAGACGGCTGAGAATCGTCGCCAATTACGCCGTCGGCTACAACAACATCGATATCGCGGCCGCCCGGGAAAGAAACATCATGGTGACCAACACCCCCGGGGTGCTGACCAACGCCACCGCCGAACTGGCCTTTGCCCTGATCATCACGCTGACCCGCCGGATTCTCACGGCCGACCGGTTCACCCGCCGGGGCCAATTTATCGGCTGGGATCCGCTGCTGCTGCTCGGGGATGAACTGGCGGGCCGGACCCTGGGAATTGTCGGTATGGGCCGGATCGGCCGGTCACTGGCGGAAAAAAGCCGCGCCTTCGGCATGTCCGTTGTCTACCACAATCGCCGCCCCCTGAATAAAGAAACGGAAACGCGGCTGGCGGCAAGTTACTGTTCCTTTGATGAGTTGCTCGGCCGCGCCGATATCATCTCCATCCACGCGCCTCTGACCGCCGAGACCCGGCATCTGTTCAACCGGGCGACTTTTGAGAAAATAAAGCCCGGCGCCTGTCTGATCAACACCGCCCGGGGGGAAATCGTCGACGAAGCTGCCCTGGTCGAAGCGCTATTGTCGGGTCGGCTCAAGGGCGCCGGCCTGGATGTGTATGAACGGGAGCCGGCCATCACCAATGCTTTGATGAGCATGGACAACGTCGTTCTGCTGCCGCACATCGGTTCGGCCACGGTTGAAACCCGGTCGAACATGGCCGTCATGGCGGCGGAAAACGTCATCGCCGCCCTGGAAGGACGAAAACCGAAAAACCTGGTGCCGGAAATGGCTCTGCCTTAA